The Chloroflexota bacterium genome has a window encoding:
- a CDS encoding fumarate hydratase, which yields MREIHYNTIVDAVERLCMGSNYFLGDDVIQSVRQALEREESPTGREILQEILENARIAREDEVPLCQDCGYTVVFVDIGQDVHIVGGDFNEAIAEGTRRGYTKGYLRKSVVAHPYSSRVNTKDNTPPVIHVRIVPGDKLRITLAPKGGGSENMSALGMLKPADGREGVIKFVVETVRKAGANPCPPIIVGVGIGGTAEQAMLLAKRSLLREVGRPSDDPEDASLEADILTRVNKLGIGPQGLGGRTTALAVHVLSQPCHIASLPVAVNIQCHSARHKEIVL from the coding sequence ATGCGCGAAATCCACTATAACACCATCGTTGACGCCGTAGAACGGCTCTGCATGGGATCCAACTACTTCCTGGGCGACGACGTGATCCAATCGGTCAGGCAAGCCCTGGAACGCGAGGAGTCGCCCACGGGACGCGAGATTCTGCAGGAAATCCTGGAGAACGCCCGCATAGCCCGCGAAGACGAAGTGCCCCTGTGTCAGGACTGCGGGTACACGGTCGTATTCGTGGACATCGGGCAGGACGTGCACATCGTCGGCGGCGACTTCAACGAGGCCATCGCCGAAGGGACTCGGCGCGGCTACACCAAGGGCTACCTGCGCAAGTCGGTCGTGGCTCATCCATATTCCAGTCGGGTCAACACGAAGGACAACACGCCTCCCGTCATCCACGTTCGCATCGTCCCTGGCGACAAGTTGCGCATCACGTTGGCCCCCAAGGGTGGCGGCAGCGAGAACATGAGCGCCCTGGGCATGCTCAAGCCCGCCGACGGGCGCGAAGGCGTCATCAAGTTTGTCGTGGAGACCGTGCGCAAGGCCGGGGCGAACCCGTGCCCGCCCATCATCGTCGGCGTCGGCATCGGTGGCACGGCCGAGCAGGCCATGCTCCTGGCCAAGCGGTCGCTCCTGCGCGAGGTGGGCCGGCCCAGCGACGACCCGGAAGACGCCTCGCTGGAAGCCGACATCCTCACGCGGGTCAACAAACTGGGCATCGGGCCGCAGGGCCTGGGGGGCCGCACGACGGCGCTGGCCGTCCACGTGCTCAGCCAGCCGTGCCACATCGCCAGTTTGCCCGTGGCGGTCAACATCCAGTGCCACAGCGCGCGACACAAGGAAATCGTTCTGTAG
- the lepB gene encoding signal peptidase I — protein sequence MEAPPTTENPGKSFLREAAETIVLAVVLFLLLQLVVRNFRILGASMLPTLETGQFVLVERVSYWFSEPRRGDVVIFEYPRAPQEDFIKRIIGLPGETVEIESGSVYINGNLLVEPYLAGQPTLTYRPIRLTLGPDEYFVMGDNRAASSDSRAWGPLPRHNIIGRAWLCYWPPSRWGVIRRVTYP from the coding sequence ATAGAAGCACCTCCCACCACAGAAAACCCTGGCAAGTCCTTTCTCCGCGAGGCGGCAGAGACTATTGTCCTGGCGGTCGTTCTCTTTCTGCTGCTGCAACTGGTCGTCAGGAACTTCCGCATCCTGGGCGCCAGCATGTTGCCCACCCTGGAAACGGGGCAGTTTGTGCTGGTGGAACGGGTGAGTTATTGGTTTTCTGAGCCTCGCCGTGGCGATGTGGTCATCTTTGAGTACCCCCGCGCCCCACAAGAGGACTTCATCAAGCGGATCATCGGCCTCCCCGGCGAGACCGTAGAGATAGAGAGCGGTTCCGTGTACATCAACGGGAATCTGCTTGTAGAGCCGTACCTTGCCGGCCAGCCAACGCTCACCTACCGCCCGATAAGGCTCACGCTGGGGCCGGATGAGTATTTCGTCATGGGCGACAATCGCGCAGCCAGCAGCGACTCGCGCGCGTGGGGGCCGTTGCCGCGCCACAACATCATCGGCCGCGCGTGGCTCTGCTACTGGCCGCCATCGCGCTGGGGCGTGATCCGGCGCGTCACATATCCGTGA
- a CDS encoding nucleoside kinase, with the protein MTTTTIREAKPRDTVQVHLPDGRTYEGPVGTRLEAFIRVACRAQEAPVVAALVNREIRDLCSPVLQDSEVVPLTTATSDGLRILQRSLSLLLVVAARELFPEAQVLVDHSLTLSGLYCRLVGRGPLTEEELARLETRMREIAEADEPITKERLPLSEAKTIFQRQGYEDKVRLLRYRTKDYLTVYRLRGVTDYFYGYLVPSTGYLKTFALHPYPPGFILRFPRRENPLVLPEYRDSPKLAAVFREHTTWMNLLQINDVGSLNEAVENQRIREAILVSEALHEDRIAAIAHQIADLRPGVRLVLIAGPTSSGKTTFSKRLAVQLLAHGVRPFTLAMDDYFVDREKTPVDEHGAYDFESLDALDRSLLNRQLLQLFRGEEVMLPHYNFRLGKREDGPRVRLKDDQVVIAEGIHGLNPDLLPDLPQGSVYRIYVSALTQLNLDMHNRIPTTDTRLLRRIVRDARTRGYNAASTISRWGSVTRSEALRIFPYQENADAMFNSALAYELAVLKPFAEPLLRQVEPGTLEYVEAKRLLAFLQWFLPCESHLVPDNSILREFIGDSILADYTP; encoded by the coding sequence ATGACGACAACCACCATTCGCGAGGCCAAGCCCCGCGATACCGTGCAGGTTCATCTGCCCGACGGCCGCACCTACGAAGGCCCCGTCGGCACGCGCCTTGAGGCGTTCATCCGGGTTGCGTGCCGCGCCCAAGAAGCCCCCGTCGTCGCTGCCCTGGTGAATCGCGAGATTCGCGACCTGTGCTCGCCGGTGCTCCAGGACTCCGAGGTGGTGCCGCTGACGACCGCCACGAGCGACGGCCTGCGCATTCTGCAGCGTTCGCTGTCCCTGCTGCTGGTCGTGGCGGCGCGGGAACTGTTCCCCGAAGCGCAGGTGCTGGTGGATCATTCCCTCACGCTGTCGGGGTTGTACTGCCGCCTTGTGGGGCGAGGGCCCCTGACGGAGGAGGAACTGGCGCGGCTAGAGACCCGCATGCGCGAGATCGCGGAGGCGGATGAACCGATTACCAAGGAGCGGCTCCCACTGAGCGAGGCAAAGACCATCTTCCAGCGCCAAGGGTATGAGGACAAGGTCCGTCTCCTGCGGTACCGCACGAAGGATTACCTCACCGTCTATCGCCTGCGGGGCGTTACGGACTACTTCTACGGCTACCTGGTACCATCCACGGGGTACCTCAAGACCTTTGCCCTGCATCCCTATCCGCCGGGGTTCATCTTGCGGTTCCCGCGAAGGGAGAACCCGCTGGTGCTGCCGGAGTACCGCGACTCGCCGAAATTGGCGGCTGTTTTCCGAGAGCACACCACATGGATGAACCTGCTGCAGATCAATGACGTGGGGTCGCTGAACGAGGCGGTGGAGAATCAGCGCATCCGCGAGGCCATCCTGGTGTCGGAGGCGCTGCACGAGGACCGCATCGCGGCCATCGCACATCAGATCGCCGACCTGCGCCCTGGCGTCAGGCTGGTGCTCATCGCCGGGCCGACATCCTCGGGCAAGACGACGTTCTCAAAGCGGCTGGCCGTGCAGTTGCTGGCCCACGGGGTGCGCCCGTTTACGCTGGCGATGGACGACTACTTCGTGGACCGCGAGAAGACGCCGGTGGACGAGCACGGGGCCTACGACTTTGAGTCGCTGGACGCGCTGGATCGCTCCTTGCTCAACCGACAACTGCTTCAACTGTTCCGCGGCGAAGAGGTGATGCTTCCGCATTACAACTTCCGCCTCGGCAAGCGGGAGGACGGCCCCAGGGTTCGCCTGAAGGACGACCAGGTTGTGATCGCCGAGGGGATTCACGGATTGAACCCGGATCTGCTCCCCGACCTTCCGCAGGGGAGCGTGTATCGCATCTACGTCTCGGCGCTCACGCAACTGAACCTGGACATGCACAACCGGATTCCGACTACCGACACACGCTTGCTCCGGCGCATCGTGCGCGACGCGCGGACGCGCGGGTACAATGCGGCGAGCACGATCAGCCGCTGGGGAAGCGTAACGCGAAGCGAGGCGCTGCGCATCTTCCCCTATCAGGAGAACGCCGATGCCATGTTCAACTCGGCGCTGGCCTACGAACTGGCGGTGCTGAAACCGTTTGCCGAGCCGTTGCTCAGGCAGGTGGAGCCAGGGACGCTGGAATACGTGGAGGCCAAGCGCCTGCTGGCGTTCTTGCAGTGGTTCCTGCCCTGCGAATCTCATCTCGTGCCCGACAATTCCATCCTGCGGGAGTTCATCGGCGATTCCATCCTGGCCGACTACACGCCTTAG
- a CDS encoding aminoacyl-tRNA deacylase, whose translation MEKTNSMRLLDRLGIPYDVYTFSPDIHSALGVAEATGIPPAEVFKTLVLLRPNGKPFLVIAPGDSEVDLRKVAAAVGEKKVALASHREAEALTGLQVGGISALALRAKRFAVYLDRSALAHERIMVSAGKRGVNLRLKPHDLIRAVGAELIDAVG comes from the coding sequence ATGGAAAAGACGAACAGCATGCGACTCCTGGACCGGTTGGGCATTCCCTACGATGTGTACACCTTCTCGCCCGACATCCACTCGGCACTCGGCGTCGCGGAGGCTACGGGAATCCCGCCGGCCGAGGTGTTCAAGACGCTGGTCCTTCTGCGGCCCAACGGGAAGCCGTTTCTGGTCATCGCCCCAGGCGACAGCGAGGTTGACCTGCGGAAAGTCGCGGCGGCGGTGGGCGAGAAGAAGGTGGCCCTGGCGTCGCACCGCGAAGCCGAAGCGTTGACCGGCCTGCAGGTCGGCGGCATCTCGGCGCTGGCGCTCCGCGCCAAGCGGTTTGCGGTGTACCTGGACCGCTCGGCGTTGGCCCACGAGCGGATCATGGTCAGCGCGGGCAAGCGGGGCGTGAATCTTCGCCTGAAGCCACACGACCTCATCCGCGCGGTGGGCGCCGAACTCATTGACGCGGTGGGCTAG
- the cysE gene encoding serine O-acetyltransferase → MFARIREDIATVFAKDPAARTVWEVLFCYPGLHAIWLHRIAHALWTRRLHFVARFISHINRWLTGVEIHPGAKIGRRCFIDHGMGVVIGETAEIMDDVLLYQGVVLGGTSAEKTKRHPTIGNHVVIGAGAIVLGPIHIGDRARIGAGSVVIKSVPPGMTVVGVPGRFAEPQSETAPKPDLAHGDLPDPSLKTLAEVLARQSQLEERVRHLEQALARAEGAPAREAEREGVDRSQVLAALKEVIDPEAGISVVDLGLIREIAVNGNRVEIVMTLTTAACPLADYLTEQVRRRISNVWPDVQVGVTLKGPAQNGTNIREATPAGASPPRQ, encoded by the coding sequence ATGTTCGCACGCATCCGAGAAGACATCGCAACCGTGTTCGCGAAAGACCCTGCGGCACGCACCGTTTGGGAGGTGCTCTTCTGCTACCCCGGGCTGCATGCCATTTGGCTACACCGCATCGCGCACGCGCTGTGGACGCGCCGACTCCACTTTGTTGCGCGTTTCATCTCGCATATCAACCGTTGGCTGACCGGCGTGGAGATTCACCCGGGGGCCAAAATCGGTCGGCGTTGCTTCATTGATCACGGCATGGGCGTCGTCATCGGCGAGACTGCCGAAATCATGGACGACGTGTTGCTTTACCAGGGGGTTGTTCTGGGCGGCACCAGCGCCGAAAAAACCAAGCGACACCCCACCATCGGCAACCACGTCGTCATCGGCGCCGGCGCCATCGTGCTCGGCCCCATCCACATCGGCGACCGCGCGCGGATTGGCGCGGGGTCGGTCGTGATCAAGTCGGTTCCGCCGGGCATGACCGTGGTCGGCGTCCCCGGGCGCTTCGCCGAACCCCAAAGCGAGACCGCACCCAAGCCCGACCTAGCCCACGGCGACCTGCCCGACCCCTCGCTGAAGACCCTGGCGGAAGTGCTGGCCCGGCAGAGTCAGTTGGAAGAGCGCGTGCGTCACCTTGAACAGGCCCTGGCACGGGCCGAGGGCGCGCCTGCGCGAGAGGCAGAACGCGAAGGCGTTGACCGAAGTCAGGTGCTGGCCGCCCTGAAAGAGGTCATTGACCCGGAGGCCGGAATAAGCGTGGTTGACCTGGGGCTGATTCGCGAAATTGCGGTGAACGGCAACCGCGTGGAAATCGTCATGACGCTGACGACGGCTGCCTGCCCGCTGGCCGACTACCTCACCGAGCAAGTGCGGCGCAGAATCAGCAACGTCTGGCCCGACGTGCAGGTGGGCGTAACGCTAAAAGGCCCCGCCCAGAACGGGACAAACATTCGCGAAGCCACGCCCGCGGGCGCTAGCCCACCGCGTCAATGA
- the cysK gene encoding cysteine synthase A, whose amino-acid sequence MRIYNDITETIGNTPLVRLNRVAAGLHATVVAKVEAFNPLGSVKDRIGVAMIRAAEEAGLIREDTIILEPTSGNTGIALAAVCAARGYRLVLTMPETMSLERRKLLQALGAELVLTPGADGMTGAVRKAEEMAAADARYFIPQQFRNPANPAIHRRTTAEEIWRDTDGRVDIVVAGVGTGGTITGVAERLKQYKPELVAVAVEPAGSPVLSGGQRGPHKIQGIGAGFVPDVFRRELVDEIIRVADDEAMTMARRLAKEEGLLVGISSGAAAFAALQVAARPENAGRLIVVILPDTGERYLSTELFAQA is encoded by the coding sequence ATGAGAATCTACAATGACATCACCGAGACCATTGGCAACACGCCTCTCGTCAGGCTCAATCGGGTTGCCGCCGGGCTTCACGCGACCGTCGTCGCCAAAGTGGAAGCGTTCAACCCCCTGGGCAGCGTCAAGGATCGCATCGGCGTCGCCATGATCCGCGCGGCGGAAGAAGCGGGCCTGATCCGCGAGGACACCATCATACTGGAGCCCACCAGCGGGAACACGGGCATCGCGCTGGCCGCTGTCTGCGCTGCCAGAGGCTATCGCCTTGTCCTCACCATGCCCGAAACCATGAGCCTGGAACGCCGCAAACTGCTCCAGGCGCTCGGTGCGGAACTTGTCCTGACGCCAGGCGCCGATGGGATGACCGGCGCAGTCCGAAAGGCCGAGGAGATGGCCGCGGCGGACGCCCGCTACTTCATCCCCCAGCAATTCCGGAACCCAGCCAATCCCGCCATCCATCGGCGCACGACCGCCGAGGAGATATGGCGCGACACGGACGGCAGGGTGGACATCGTTGTGGCGGGGGTCGGCACCGGTGGGACCATCACGGGCGTGGCCGAGCGGCTGAAACAGTACAAGCCCGAACTCGTCGCCGTGGCGGTGGAGCCGGCGGGTTCGCCGGTGCTCTCAGGAGGCCAGCGCGGCCCCCACAAGATACAGGGCATCGGAGCGGGGTTCGTGCCCGATGTCTTCCGCCGCGAGTTGGTGGATGAGATCATCCGCGTCGCCGACGACGAGGCCATGACGATGGCGAGAAGGCTCGCGAAGGAAGAAGGGCTGCTCGTGGGCATATCGTCGGGCGCGGCGGCGTTCGCCGCGTTGCAGGTCGCGGCCAGGCCCGAAAACGCCGGCAGGCTCATCGTTGTCATCCTGCCCGACACCGGAGAACGCTACCTCAGCACCGAGTTGTTCGCCCAGGCATGA
- a CDS encoding Rrf2 family transcriptional regulator, which produces MRITSKGRYAVRILVDIALNHGNPVSRRDLAARQGVPSDYIAQILRPLRAAGFVTGVKGPGGGYALARDSAEIRIGDVLRATEGPIALVDCTIPDTDVTCRFVETCPSRSFWEGLSRVIAEYADAWTVADLCGEPPTAPKEKR; this is translated from the coding sequence ATGCGCATCACGAGCAAAGGCCGCTACGCGGTAAGGATTCTGGTGGACATCGCCTTGAATCATGGGAATCCCGTGAGTCGGCGCGACCTGGCCGCGAGGCAGGGAGTGCCATCGGACTATATTGCCCAAATCCTTCGGCCGCTCCGCGCGGCGGGGTTCGTTACAGGCGTGAAAGGCCCGGGGGGAGGGTACGCGCTGGCCCGCGACTCCGCGGAGATTCGCATCGGCGATGTGCTGCGCGCAACCGAAGGCCCTATCGCGCTGGTGGACTGTACCATCCCAGACACGGACGTAACGTGTCGCTTTGTGGAAACATGCCCAAGCCGCTCATTCTGGGAGGGCCTCTCACGGGTCATCGCCGAATACGCCGATGCCTGGACTGTCGCCGACCTCTGCGGCGAACCGCCAACCGCACCAAAGGAGAAGCGGTAA
- a CDS encoding DUF362 domain-containing protein: MPGTVALLRCTTYNTQEVEAVVRSAVGLLGGMSAFVKPGWRVILKPNILRAATPDSAIITHPAVVRAVAILVREAGATPILAESPAGPFNKAVLRLAYTRGGYDKVAEEVGMELNYDVTAVQVSHPEGHLIKRLDILKAVDEADAVIALPKFKTHNLTRITGATKILFGVVPGVTKFGYHAKLQDAMRFSEALVDIITYVKPVLTVMDAIVGMHGNGPSGGDPYPANLLLASADPFAMDVVCATLVGMEPLSIPPLKVAAARGLTSCSVDDVPVVGLPLAEARLSGFRYGTATTMDTGIFPRAMRRLGRRILAARTVDGKPACDTEDYAALDVGTAPRAIRSWVTRQVVANPQATDRCIGCGVCVRSCPVQAISLVNGRAHMDWNKCIRCYCCHEVCPENAVELRRSLIGRLMSLGSE, translated from the coding sequence ATGCCAGGTACGGTTGCCTTGCTTCGCTGCACCACATACAATACGCAAGAAGTTGAGGCGGTTGTGCGCTCTGCAGTCGGGCTGCTGGGCGGCATGAGCGCCTTTGTCAAACCCGGGTGGCGCGTCATTCTGAAACCCAACATCCTGCGCGCCGCGACGCCCGATTCCGCGATTATCACCCACCCCGCAGTGGTGCGCGCGGTAGCGATCCTGGTGCGCGAGGCCGGCGCGACGCCCATCTTGGCCGAAAGCCCGGCAGGCCCGTTCAACAAAGCCGTGCTGCGCCTGGCTTACACCCGTGGCGGCTACGACAAGGTCGCCGAAGAGGTGGGGATGGAACTGAACTACGACGTTACGGCGGTGCAGGTTTCGCACCCCGAAGGCCATCTCATCAAGCGGCTGGACATCTTGAAGGCAGTGGACGAGGCCGACGCGGTCATCGCGCTCCCGAAGTTCAAGACGCACAACTTGACGCGCATCACCGGCGCGACGAAGATTCTGTTTGGCGTTGTGCCTGGCGTAACCAAGTTCGGGTATCACGCCAAGTTGCAAGACGCCATGCGGTTCTCCGAGGCCCTGGTGGACATCATCACCTACGTGAAGCCCGTGCTCACAGTCATGGACGCCATCGTGGGCATGCACGGCAACGGGCCGTCGGGCGGCGACCCGTATCCGGCCAATTTGCTGCTGGCGTCGGCGGATCCGTTCGCGATGGATGTCGTGTGCGCGACGCTGGTCGGCATGGAGCCTTTGAGCATTCCACCCCTGAAGGTGGCGGCGGCGCGCGGGCTTACATCCTGCAGTGTGGACGATGTGCCCGTGGTGGGGTTGCCTCTCGCGGAGGCGAGGCTGTCGGGCTTCCGATACGGGACGGCGACGACGATGGACACGGGCATCTTCCCGCGGGCGATGCGACGCCTGGGGCGGCGGATTCTGGCCGCGCGGACTGTGGACGGCAAGCCCGCCTGCGATACCGAAGACTACGCCGCCCTGGACGTGGGCACCGCACCCAGGGCCATCCGCAGTTGGGTTACCCGCCAGGTGGTGGCGAACCCCCAGGCGACTGATCGGTGCATCGGCTGCGGCGTGTGCGTGCGAAGTTGCCCCGTGCAGGCGATTAGCCTGGTGAACGGGCGCGCCCACATGGATTGGAACAAGTGCATTCGCTGCTATTGTTGCCATGAGGTTTGCCCGGAGAATGCGGTGGAACTTCGGCGTTCGCTGATCGGGCGGCTGATGAGCCTGGGCAGCGAGTAA
- a CDS encoding 6-phosphofructokinase, translating to MRIGVLTGGGDAPGLNAAIRAVARRAFQYGYQVCGIQNGWLGLIEGQMTEFTRYSVSGIMHTGGTLLGATRTNVFAVPDGVQRVLGTMKARGLDAVVVIGGIDTLGIAQRLYEEHDAPLVGIPKTIDNNVPGTDQCIGFNSAVATIAEALDKLHTTASAHSRAIVVEVMGRESGWLATVGGLAGGADFIVIPEVPTTVGEICEHLRRRAEAGKHHSIIVVAEGAHLSDLPNEPEPGAPDAFGRPRMDLRGIGEAVAQAIEKCAEFEARFVVIGHLQRGGTPTVFDRVLATRMGVRAVDLIREGRFGQMTALHGNKIEPVPLSVLKAGVRQVDLDLYRLAQVFF from the coding sequence GTGCGTATCGGAGTGCTTACAGGGGGAGGGGATGCCCCTGGGCTGAACGCGGCCATTCGCGCCGTGGCCAGAAGGGCATTCCAGTATGGCTATCAGGTCTGCGGGATTCAGAACGGGTGGCTGGGCCTGATAGAAGGCCAGATGACCGAATTCACCCGCTATTCGGTGTCGGGGATCATGCACACCGGCGGGACACTGCTCGGCGCGACGCGGACCAACGTCTTCGCCGTCCCCGATGGGGTGCAGAGGGTTCTGGGCACCATGAAGGCGCGTGGGCTGGATGCGGTTGTCGTGATCGGCGGCATAGATACCCTCGGCATCGCCCAGCGGCTCTACGAAGAGCATGACGCTCCGCTTGTCGGCATCCCCAAGACCATTGACAACAACGTTCCGGGCACCGACCAGTGCATCGGGTTCAATTCTGCTGTGGCTACCATCGCGGAGGCGCTGGATAAACTGCACACCACGGCCAGCGCCCACAGCCGCGCCATCGTCGTGGAAGTGATGGGGCGCGAATCGGGGTGGCTGGCTACGGTGGGCGGGCTGGCCGGCGGCGCGGATTTTATCGTGATCCCCGAAGTTCCGACCACCGTGGGCGAGATCTGCGAGCACCTGCGCCGCCGCGCCGAGGCGGGCAAGCATCACAGCATCATCGTGGTGGCGGAGGGAGCCCACCTATCGGATTTGCCGAATGAGCCGGAGCCTGGCGCGCCCGATGCTTTCGGCCGGCCCCGCATGGATTTGCGCGGCATCGGCGAGGCAGTGGCCCAGGCCATTGAGAAATGTGCTGAGTTTGAAGCGCGGTTCGTGGTCATCGGGCACCTGCAACGAGGGGGCACGCCTACGGTGTTTGATCGCGTGCTGGCCACGCGCATGGGCGTCCGTGCGGTGGATCTCATCCGCGAGGGCCGATTCGGCCAGATGACGGCGCTGCACGGCAACAAGATTGAGCCCGTGCCCCTGAGCGTGCTGAAAGCGGGCGTGCGCCAGGTAGATTTGGATTTGTACCGCCTGGCCCAGGTCTTCTTCTAG
- the gcvH gene encoding glycine cleavage system protein GcvH yields the protein MKVEQGLLYLESHEWVRLEGDEAVVGISDFAQEELNDVVYVELPEVGDTFAKGDVFGTVESVKAASDVYLPLSGEVIAVNKELEDSPQLVNEDPYGKGWFVRIKVSNPEEAKTLLDADGYAKFLAEEAKKGGH from the coding sequence ATGAAGGTGGAACAAGGCCTGCTGTACCTGGAAAGCCACGAGTGGGTGCGCCTGGAGGGCGACGAGGCAGTGGTGGGCATCTCGGACTTCGCCCAAGAGGAACTCAACGATGTCGTGTACGTGGAACTGCCCGAGGTGGGCGACACCTTTGCGAAAGGGGATGTGTTTGGCACCGTGGAGTCGGTGAAGGCGGCATCGGATGTCTACCTGCCGCTCAGCGGTGAGGTCATCGCCGTCAACAAGGAACTGGAAGACTCGCCGCAACTGGTGAACGAAGATCCCTACGGGAAGGGCTGGTTCGTGCGAATCAAGGTCAGCAACCCGGAGGAGGCGAAAACTTTGCTGGACGCCGACGGGTACGCCAAATTCCTCGCTGAGGAGGCGAAAAAAGGAGGGCATTGA
- the gcvPA gene encoding aminomethyl-transferring glycine dehydrogenase subunit GcvPA, whose product MPYIPHNDADRAAMLKAIGVSSLEDLFRDVPAQARYPEINLPAPMSEPELLDHIGAFSQMNADLNHFICFLGAGAYRHFIPSVVDHIVSRSEFYTAYTPYQPEISQGTLQAIFEYQSMICALTGMEVANASHYDGATAVAEAIVMAYNVQRKKRNKVVMSPYVHPEYRATARTYVQGLGLEIVGDDRRQDLDTVLNLVDEQTACVVTQTPNFLGEIEDLRGVGDRVHAKGALWVVVADPISLGLFKAPGDYGADIVVGEGQPLGNPLSFGGPYLGFFATRERFVHKMAGRLVGETVDAEGRRGFVLTLSAREQHIRRERATSNICSNEALNALAAAVYLAAVGKCGLRRIAELCYHKAHYAAKAVSKVRGYSVVTTKPFFKEFVVRCPMPVSDLNDELLEWGIVGGYDLGRDYPDLANHMLLCVTERNSRAEIDYLAKALREVAK is encoded by the coding sequence ATGCCATATATACCCCATAACGATGCTGACCGCGCCGCGATGCTCAAGGCCATCGGGGTCAGCAGCCTTGAGGATCTCTTCCGCGACGTGCCGGCTCAGGCGCGCTATCCTGAGATCAATCTCCCTGCCCCGATGTCCGAGCCTGAACTGCTGGACCACATCGGCGCGTTTAGCCAGATGAACGCCGACCTCAATCACTTCATCTGTTTCCTCGGCGCTGGCGCCTACAGGCATTTCATCCCAAGCGTCGTGGATCACATCGTTAGCCGCAGCGAATTCTACACTGCCTACACTCCCTACCAGCCCGAAATCAGCCAGGGCACGCTTCAGGCGATCTTTGAGTACCAGAGCATGATCTGCGCGCTCACGGGGATGGAAGTGGCGAACGCTTCGCACTACGATGGGGCTACTGCCGTGGCCGAGGCTATCGTCATGGCCTACAACGTACAGCGGAAAAAGCGCAACAAGGTGGTCATGTCCCCGTATGTGCACCCGGAATACCGCGCCACGGCCCGAACGTACGTGCAGGGGCTTGGGCTGGAGATCGTGGGCGACGACCGCCGTCAGGACCTGGACACGGTTCTCAATCTGGTGGACGAGCAGACCGCTTGTGTCGTTACCCAGACGCCCAACTTCCTGGGTGAGATTGAGGATTTGCGAGGCGTCGGCGACCGCGTCCACGCCAAAGGCGCGCTGTGGGTGGTGGTGGCAGACCCCATCTCGTTGGGTCTGTTCAAGGCGCCCGGGGACTACGGCGCTGATATCGTTGTCGGGGAGGGGCAGCCTCTGGGCAACCCCCTCAGTTTCGGTGGCCCGTACCTGGGGTTCTTCGCCACCCGCGAGCGGTTTGTGCACAAGATGGCCGGGCGGCTGGTGGGCGAGACGGTGGACGCGGAAGGCCGGCGGGGCTTCGTTCTGACCCTTTCGGCCCGCGAGCAGCACATTCGGCGCGAGCGAGCCACATCCAACATCTGTAGCAACGAGGCGCTGAATGCCCTGGCCGCGGCGGTCTATCTGGCGGCGGTGGGCAAATGCGGCCTTCGGCGCATCGCCGAACTGTGCTACCACAAGGCCCACTACGCGGCCAAAGCCGTCTCCAAAGTCCGCGGCTACTCGGTCGTAACGACAAAGCCCTTCTTCAAGGAGTTTGTCGTCCGGTGCCCTATGCCGGTCAGCGATCTCAATGATGAACTGCTGGAGTGGGGAATCGTAGGCGGGTACGATCTTGGCCGCGACTACCCGGACCTGGCCAACCACATGCTCCTGTGCGTTACGGAGCGGAACTCCCGCGCTGAAATTGACTATCTCGCCAAGGCACTGCGTGAGGTGGCGAAATGA